Proteins encoded within one genomic window of Mesobacillus subterraneus:
- the mnmH gene encoding tRNA 2-selenouridine(34) synthase MnmH, whose protein sequence is MKDISVQELINSKEFIPVDVRAPIEHRDSAIPGSVNIPLFTDEERQEIGTLYKQSGEEAAKWRAMEIVSPKLPHLLGEIRDLKKSGAEPVVHCWRGGMRSRSVASFLEYAGIPALRLEGGYRAYREYILERIPQLLPEKAIVLHGMTGTGKTEILQALQKKGYPVVDLEKMANHRGSIFGMIGMGEAHNQKTFDALLFERLNEIKSTNYFIIEAESKRIGRAAQPEEMLEKKVNGIHYLVKSSIPKRVERIYNEYVQPFLGEAWFEEEVREKVSKLIKRVNHDVSPSLAFALEEKNYKELIEILLVHYYDPRYKHALQEYEGPFKEIDSDDPDVVEIIAIELQKTFSDSSVV, encoded by the coding sequence ATGAAGGACATATCAGTACAAGAATTAATCAACTCAAAAGAATTTATACCAGTCGATGTCAGGGCGCCAATCGAGCATCGTGATTCGGCAATACCTGGATCAGTCAATATACCATTATTCACAGATGAGGAAAGACAAGAGATAGGGACGCTTTATAAGCAATCTGGTGAAGAAGCTGCCAAATGGCGGGCAATGGAAATTGTTTCTCCAAAGCTTCCGCACTTGCTTGGTGAAATAAGGGACCTCAAGAAGTCAGGTGCTGAACCTGTGGTTCATTGTTGGAGAGGCGGTATGAGGAGCAGGTCTGTAGCATCATTCCTTGAGTACGCAGGAATTCCTGCATTGCGCTTAGAAGGCGGTTATCGGGCATACAGGGAATATATTTTAGAAAGAATTCCTCAACTTTTGCCCGAAAAAGCCATCGTTCTGCATGGAATGACTGGAACTGGAAAAACAGAAATCTTGCAGGCTCTTCAGAAAAAGGGATATCCTGTGGTTGATCTTGAAAAAATGGCAAACCATAGAGGATCCATTTTTGGCATGATTGGCATGGGAGAGGCGCATAACCAAAAAACATTTGATGCTTTGTTATTTGAAAGGCTGAATGAAATAAAAAGCACTAACTACTTTATCATCGAAGCGGAGAGCAAAAGAATTGGGCGTGCTGCTCAGCCGGAAGAAATGCTCGAGAAAAAGGTGAACGGAATTCATTACCTGGTGAAAAGCTCAATACCTAAGAGAGTTGAAAGGATATACAATGAATATGTCCAACCTTTTCTGGGAGAAGCCTGGTTTGAAGAGGAAGTCAGGGAGAAGGTATCGAAACTAATTAAGAGAGTTAATCATGATGTTTCACCATCGCTTGCATTTGCCCTGGAAGAAAAAAACTATAAAGAATTAATCGAGATTTTACTCGTTCATTATTATGATCCGCGATATAAACATGCCCTCCAGGAATATGAGGGACCCTTTAAAGAAATCGATTCTGACGACCCAGATGTGGTAGAGATTATTGCAATAGAATTACAAAAGACATTTTCTGATTCATCAGTGGTTTAA
- the odhB gene encoding 2-oxoglutarate dehydrogenase complex dihydrolipoyllysine-residue succinyltransferase: MTEIKVPELAESITEGTIAQWLKKKGDQVEKGEYVVELETDKVNVEIISDYDGVLTELLAEEGDTVKVGEAIAIVGEMGSAGNDQNTAEVGREAESPDEPAKHEKSSADRQSTDHNADVDHSSNEPASERIIASPAARKLAREKGIDLSKVASQDPLGRVRKQDVESYSPEQKNNQKPAGEKKEAPKAAPPVKADDDNRVERIKMSRRRQTIANRLVEVQQTAAMLTTFNEVDMTAVMELRKKWKDRFYEENDVRLGFMSFFTKAVVAALKKTPYLNAEIQGDEIVLKKFYDIGVAVAADEGLVVPVIRDADRKNFAEIENDINELAEKARTNKLSLKDLQGGSFTITNGGVFGSLLSTPIINGPQVGILGMHTIQLRPVAIDKERMENRPMMYIALSYDHRIVDGKEAVTFLKRIKELMEDPESLLLQG; encoded by the coding sequence ATGACAGAGATTAAAGTTCCTGAATTGGCCGAATCAATCACCGAGGGAACAATTGCCCAATGGCTGAAGAAAAAGGGTGATCAAGTCGAGAAAGGTGAATATGTCGTCGAACTGGAGACCGATAAAGTTAATGTTGAAATTATCTCTGACTACGATGGAGTTTTAACAGAGCTCCTCGCTGAAGAAGGGGATACAGTAAAGGTTGGGGAAGCAATCGCCATTGTTGGTGAAATGGGGAGCGCAGGAAACGATCAGAATACTGCTGAAGTAGGAAGGGAGGCTGAGTCACCTGATGAACCTGCCAAGCATGAAAAAAGCTCGGCCGATAGACAAAGCACTGATCACAACGCTGATGTTGACCATTCAAGTAACGAGCCGGCGTCGGAGCGCATTATCGCTTCACCTGCAGCAAGAAAGCTGGCAAGGGAAAAGGGCATTGATTTGAGCAAGGTAGCTTCCCAAGATCCGCTTGGCAGAGTAAGGAAGCAGGATGTGGAATCATATTCTCCAGAGCAAAAAAATAACCAAAAGCCAGCTGGTGAAAAGAAAGAAGCTCCAAAAGCGGCTCCTCCTGTAAAAGCGGATGATGACAATCGAGTTGAGCGTATCAAAATGTCACGGAGACGCCAGACAATTGCCAACAGGCTTGTTGAGGTTCAACAGACAGCCGCAATGCTGACTACCTTTAATGAAGTTGATATGACGGCCGTAATGGAACTAAGAAAGAAGTGGAAAGATCGTTTCTATGAGGAGAATGATGTTCGCTTAGGGTTCATGTCATTTTTCACGAAAGCTGTTGTAGCCGCATTAAAGAAGACACCTTATTTGAATGCTGAAATCCAAGGAGACGAAATTGTCCTCAAAAAGTTCTATGACATTGGAGTCGCTGTAGCCGCCGATGAAGGACTTGTTGTACCAGTCATCAGGGATGCGGATAGGAAAAACTTCGCCGAGATTGAAAATGATATCAACGAGCTTGCTGAAAAGGCTCGCACAAATAAACTTTCCCTGAAGGATCTTCAGGGAGGAAGCTTTACGATTACAAATGGTGGAGTATTCGGATCATTGCTATCAACACCAATCATTAATGGTCCGCAAGTAGGGATACTTGGAATGCACACAATCCAGCTGCGCCCCGTTGCGATAGATAAAGAACGAATGGAAAACAGGCCGATGATGTACATCGCCCTGTCCTATGACCATCGGATTGTTGATGGCAAAGAAGCCGTCACCTTCTTAAAGCGTATTAAGGAACTGATGGAAGACCCAGAATCACTGTTGTTACAAGGATAA
- a CDS encoding nuclease-related domain-containing protein, whose product MLLKARTESMELIALRHLNRRTELSSQEKFQLWTMEKGFTGEVLFDRMTETLAEERYIIDDLLLKVNNSYFQLDKVIIAQDGVYLMDVKYHEGDYYLEDDKLYSIRNSREYKNPIIQLTRSETLFRQLLQNLKINHLVRASVIFNNPEFTLYHAPMDQPIILPTQINRFLKELNSTPSKLDESHKKLAQTLLSLHQVKNPFATLPEYQYEKLEKGMHCAECGSLNTEIGDYNLVCGKCSTHERIDKAIVRHIEEIKVLFPGKKITTQTVFDWCNGKVSRRTFLRVLKKNYRSIGTTKDAYFE is encoded by the coding sequence ATGCTACTAAAAGCACGCACTGAATCAATGGAATTAATTGCATTACGGCATTTAAACAGACGAACGGAGTTATCATCGCAGGAAAAGTTTCAGCTTTGGACTATGGAAAAGGGGTTTACTGGAGAAGTATTATTCGACCGGATGACCGAAACCCTCGCGGAAGAAAGGTATATCATCGACGATCTCCTGCTTAAAGTGAATAATTCATATTTCCAGCTGGATAAAGTTATCATTGCCCAGGATGGAGTATATCTGATGGATGTCAAATATCACGAAGGCGATTACTATCTCGAAGACGACAAATTATATTCCATCCGCAATAGTCGTGAATACAAAAACCCCATCATTCAATTGACACGAAGCGAAACCCTTTTCCGGCAGTTGCTGCAAAACCTCAAGATAAATCACCTAGTCCGCGCCTCCGTCATATTCAACAATCCTGAGTTCACCCTATACCATGCCCCAATGGATCAACCAATCATACTACCAACACAGATTAATCGCTTCTTAAAAGAGTTGAACAGTACCCCCTCAAAATTGGATGAAAGCCACAAGAAACTTGCACAAACACTACTCTCCCTGCACCAGGTTAAGAACCCATTCGCTACTCTGCCTGAATATCAATATGAAAAACTGGAAAAGGGAATGCATTGTGCAGAATGCGGGTCTTTGAACACCGAAATCGGTGATTACAACCTCGTCTGCGGAAAGTGCAGTACCCATGAAAGAATAGATAAGGCGATTGTGCGGCATATAGAAGAAATCAAAGTGCTGTTTCCTGGTAAGAAGATCACCACACAAACCGTTTTTGATTGGTGTAATGGGAAAGTTAGTAGGAGGACTTTTTTGAGAGTATTGAAAAAGAACTATAGATCAATCGGAACGACCAAGGATGCTTACTTTGAGTGA
- the sda gene encoding sporulation histidine kinase inhibitor Sda, translated as MKIMSNEQLVVSYRDALKSESDKEWAKVLKTEISKRGLRPFKNR; from the coding sequence ATGAAAATTATGAGCAATGAACAGTTGGTGGTCTCGTATCGTGATGCATTAAAGTCGGAAAGTGATAAAGAATGGGCAAAAGTGTTAAAAACAGAAATATCAAAAAGAGGATTAAGGCCATTTAAAAACCGTTAA
- a CDS encoding MBL fold metallo-hydrolase, which yields MGMQAITAEKLNDWVVNKKEFFIFDVRNVKDFEDWKVEGENIEYLNIPYFELIDGVEEVVDQLPRDKDIVVICAKEGSSVMVAEMLAETGFNVSYLSGGMKSWSEYLYPVEVYKDEKIKVLQFIRVGKGCLSYMVLSENEALVVDPSRFTDRYTAIAMKENVKITHIVDSHLHADHLSGGKQLADNTGAKYYLMKSEGAVFDFEALEQHDKIEFENITLEVLAVKTPGHTPGSVSFFVNNKLLFSGDTIFVNGLGRPDLGGKAAEWAKDLYETVYSKVSQIADDVIVLPGHYAAFNDEVNEEGFIGSQLGLIRKQNKIMEGKTVEEFVDHVAQSASSETPPNFEDIVAINRGVKEVTAEEAMELEIGPNRCAVHHTH from the coding sequence ATGGGTATGCAAGCTATTACTGCTGAAAAATTAAATGATTGGGTTGTAAACAAAAAAGAGTTCTTCATTTTTGATGTAAGGAATGTAAAGGACTTTGAAGACTGGAAGGTTGAAGGAGAAAATATTGAATACCTCAATATCCCTTACTTCGAATTAATTGATGGTGTAGAAGAAGTTGTTGATCAGCTTCCTAGAGATAAAGACATCGTGGTGATTTGTGCTAAGGAAGGATCTTCTGTTATGGTGGCTGAAATGCTTGCTGAAACAGGATTTAACGTTTCGTACCTATCTGGCGGAATGAAGTCATGGAGCGAATATTTATATCCAGTTGAAGTATACAAAGATGAAAAAATTAAAGTACTTCAGTTTATCCGTGTCGGCAAAGGCTGCCTATCTTATATGGTCTTATCTGAAAACGAAGCACTAGTGGTTGACCCATCTAGATTCACTGACCGTTACACTGCAATTGCTATGAAGGAAAATGTAAAAATCACGCATATTGTGGATTCACATTTGCATGCTGACCACTTGTCCGGAGGCAAACAGCTGGCTGACAACACTGGCGCTAAATATTATTTGATGAAGAGTGAAGGCGCAGTATTTGACTTTGAAGCGTTGGAGCAGCATGATAAAATTGAATTTGAGAATATTACACTTGAAGTGTTAGCTGTTAAAACTCCAGGTCATACCCCGGGAAGTGTTTCTTTCTTTGTGAATAATAAACTTTTATTCTCAGGAGATACTATTTTTGTTAATGGTCTTGGCCGTCCAGATTTAGGCGGAAAAGCTGCTGAATGGGCAAAAGACCTTTATGAAACAGTCTATAGCAAAGTATCCCAAATTGCGGATGATGTTATCGTATTGCCTGGTCACTATGCTGCTTTTAATGACGAAGTAAATGAAGAAGGTTTCATTGGAAGCCAGTTAGGTTTGATCCGTAAGCAAAATAAAATTATGGAAGGCAAGACAGTTGAAGAGTTTGTTGACCATGTAGCACAATCAGCATCCAGCGAAACACCACCAAATTTTGAAGATATTGTTGCGATTAACCGCGGCGTAAAAGAAGTGACTGCAGAAGAAGCGATGGAGCTTGAAATCGGCCCTAACCGCTGCGCAGTTCACCACACTCACTAA
- a CDS encoding pyridine nucleotide-disulfide oxidoreductase, which translates to MFDVLVIGGGISGGSTAIYTSQGELKTAVIDSGKSQIKQVSRLFNYPGIKEITGTELLENIKDQALAAGTEWNEGTVETVKQNDNGFSVILTEGKEFVSKHLVIATNLQTSLLESLGFELTVNEKVPSGKIKKVLGIDPDGTTKLPNLYITSLLAGLSSQSVIAAGHGASIGISIVSKETGKAYMWHDK; encoded by the coding sequence ATGTTTGATGTATTAGTGATTGGAGGCGGGATTTCAGGTGGATCGACAGCAATATACACTTCACAGGGCGAATTGAAAACGGCAGTCATCGACTCAGGGAAATCCCAAATCAAACAGGTTTCAAGACTTTTTAATTATCCGGGTATAAAAGAAATAACCGGTACTGAACTCCTCGAAAATATTAAAGACCAGGCTCTTGCTGCAGGCACTGAATGGAATGAGGGGACAGTGGAAACTGTCAAACAGAATGATAACGGCTTTTCCGTTATTTTGACTGAAGGCAAAGAGTTTGTTTCAAAGCATTTGGTTATAGCCACGAACCTGCAAACTTCGTTGCTCGAAAGTCTTGGATTCGAACTGACAGTAAACGAGAAGGTACCAAGCGGGAAAATTAAAAAGGTATTGGGCATTGACCCCGATGGCACTACTAAACTGCCTAACCTTTATATTACGAGCTTGTTAGCGGGACTTTCTAGTCAATCCGTTATTGCTGCGGGACATGGCGCTTCTATAGGCATATCGATTGTGTCAAAGGAAACCGGAAAAGCTTATATGTGGCATGATAAATAA